The nucleotide window GTCCACCGTCGGTGACGACCCCGGCACAGTGGCGCTCCCCCAGCGACCACGACAGCTCCCGACCGGGCTCCAACGGCTCGAACGTCACCTGCCGCTCGCCGTCGCGCTCGCGGGCGACGTACAGTCCCGTCTCCGGGGTGGCGTAGCCGACGACCTGCACGTTCCAGAGTACGGCGTCGTCGGTCAAATGCGTGTCTATCCGACCCACCCCGACAGCGGACGGGCAAAGTACTTGTCGTCGGCCGGTAGACGTGTGGGCGTGACACCGACGACGCTCGTCGCCACCACGACCACCTCGACGGGGACGGCCGTCGGTGCGGCCGGCTTCGGATTCGTCGTCGCGGTGGTCGCCGTCGCGGTGGCGGCACTGCTGTCCCGACGCCGAGAGTGAGTGGCGTGGCCTCCGGGCGCACCGATATCGTCAGTTTCGCGTCTGCCGCGCGTCTGCTCGGCGTCTGACGCCCGTCTGACGCCGTGAAAACCGCCAGCAGGCGTCGGAGCGGGCTGACGGGCCAGTGGGGCGTCCTCCCCCGAACTTTCTTTACCGCACGCCGTGAATCTCCGGTAGAGACGAGTATGGCGAAGGACACCGTGCGGTACCCCGACGAGGTCGTCGACGAGATCGACAGTCTCGTCGAGAACGGGGTGTTCGAGAGCAAGTCGGAGTTCTATCGCTTCTCCGCCGAGTACGTCCTGGCGCTCGTCGACGACGAGTACGACCCCTCCACGTTCAACTACGGAGAGCTGAAGGACGAACTCGACTTGGACGAACAACCGCGGCTGTTGGGAGCCGACGGCGGCCGAGACTTCCTCGACGCCGTCATCACGGTGCGACAGTACGGGCTCCGCAACGACTTCGAGGCCGCAGAGGCGTACATCGACGAGAACTACGACGCCACGGACCGCCCGGGGATGATTCTCGAAGAGCTGTTGCGGGTGTACCGTGACCGCGCGGACGAGAACGGGCCGGCCGGGCTCTGACTACCCCCGGAGCGCCTCCACCGGCCGGTCGTTGGCCGCCCGCCAAGCCGGGTAGATCCCGGCGATCAGACTGATCAACACTCCGAACACCGCCGAGCCACCGAGGTACAGCAACGCCTCCCGGGTGAACGCGAACGGACCACCGAGGAAGATCTGGTTGGCGATCATCGTCGCCACGGTCGCCAACACCACCCCGACGGCCGTGCCGATGGCGCCCAGCATCGCCGACTCCACCAACAACACCCGCAACACGTCGCCGCGCTGGTAGCCGACGGCCCGTAAGACGCCGATCTCCTCCCGGCGCTTGATGACGGCCATCAGCATCGTGTTGGCGATGGCGACGCCGGCCACGATCAACGAGATCGACCCCAGCGCAACCAGGAACAGGTTGATCGAGTTGACAAGGTTCTTGAAGAAGTTGACGAGCGACGACAGCTCTAGGATGAACAGCTCGGACTCCCGCCCGTTGAACTCCCGGTCCAGTTCGTCGGCGATCGACTCGGCGGCGGTCGCGTCCGCCGCCGCGATCTGCACCTCCGTGAAGGCGTCCGCCGGAGCCTGCTCCATCGGGAGGAACACCTCGCTGGCGCCGAACTGACTCGTCGGCGCCAACACGGCAGACACTCGGTAGGTGCGCTTGCGGGTGACCGTCTGGCCGCCGAGATCCTCTTCGACGAACAACGTGATCCGGTCACCGACGCCCAGCCGGTGCTCGCGGGCGAACTCGTCGCGGATCACGACGCTGTTGCGCCAGTTGACCGGCAGTTCCCCGCGGCCGATCTCGTACAACACCCGAGGGTCTTCCGTGTACGTCGTGCTCACGTCCGTCCGTCGGCCGGCACGCTCCCGGAACTGTGCGCTCCCGCCGTAGTTGCCGACCACCCCCTCGGCACCGACCGTCTCGCGGATCGCGAGGAGCTCCTCGCGGTCGAACGTGCGGTCGTCCGCGTCGAAGCCCGGCTGGACGTAGACGTTGTTGGCGCCCTGATCCTGAATCAGCTCGAACGTGCTCTGCTTGAACGCGACGCTGCCGCCGCCGATGGCGCCGATGGCGACGACACCGATGACGATCGCCAGCGCCGCCAACGCCGACCGGGTCTTCGCCCGCGAGATGTTCCGGCGGGCGATCACGAGCGCCGGGACGCGGCCGAACAACCGGTACAACAGACCGTCTCCGCTCATCCTAACGCCTCCACGGGTCGTTTGTTCGCCGCCCGCCAGGCGGGGTACAGTCCGCCCACGAGGGCGGTCAACACGCCGAACGCGACGCCGACGCCGATGTACCACAGGCCGGTCTCGGTGAACGCCAACGGATTGCCGACGAGCAGTTCGTTGGCGACGACACCGACACCGAGCGCCACGGGCGCGCCGATGGCGACACCGAGGACGCCCAGCAACGTCGCCTCCGCGACGAGCAGCCGGACGACCGCGAACTTCGAGTAGCCCACCGCACGCAGGACGCCGATCTCACCCTCGCGCTCGATGGCGGACATCAGCATCGTGTTGGCGATGGTCACCGCGGCGACCAGGAGCGAGATCCCGCTGATCCCCAGCAGGAACTGGTTGATCAGTTCGAACTGCTGTTCCTGTTGCTCCTTCCGGCTCTGGCTCGTCGTCACGGAGACGGTGTCTTGCCGGCCGTTCAGCTCCGACCGGACGTTCTCGGCGACCGTCTCGATCCCGGCGACCTGGACGTTCGCCTGGATGATGAGCCGGTCGTACGTCTCTCGGTCGAACTGGGAGTTGGGGACGAACACGCTGCGGTCGGCCCGCAACGGGTCACCACTCCCCTGTTCTTTCAGCACCGCCGAGACGCGGTACTCCTTGTCGATCTCGCCGACGAGCCGGAGCTTGTCGCCGACGGACACGTCGTTCGAGTCGGCGAACCCCGAGCCGACGACCACCGTCCGGTCGAAGTTCTCCGGAATCTCACCCGCCTTCGCCTCGTAGAACTTCGACGGATCGTCGATTCCGGTCGAGCTGGCGAAGACGATCGGGTCGCCGTCCGGACCGTTCACGAGCCCGTTGAACGAGCGTGTCTTGACGATCTCACCGCTGCCGGCCGCCTGTCGAATGCGGTTGATCTCCTGTTCGTCGAACGTCCGGCCCCCGGGGTCGCCCGGGCGAAACACCGGCGTCACCGTCGCCGTCCCGCCGAACCCCTCGTAGGCCGCCAGTTGGTCCTGTTTGAACGCCTCGCCGCCGACGCCGATCCCGCCGATTGCGACGACGCCGATGACGATCGCCAGCACCGCCAGCGCCGAACGGGTGGTCGCACGCGAGACGTTCCGACGTGCCAGCACGACCGTCGGAACCTGTGCCGTCAGTCGCCGGAGCAGACTCACCCCGTGTCACCCCCGTCCGGCTCTGGGCCTCTGGCAGCGCCCTGTGCGGCGTCACCGCTCTCGCGGAGTTCACCGTCGATCAGGTTGACTACGCGGTCTGCGGCCTGTGCGACGTAGTCGTCGTGGGTGACGGTCACTACCGCCACTCCCTCCTCCTCCCGGAGCTCGTCGAACAGGTCGAGGATCTGGTCGCCGGTGTCGCGGTCGAGGTTCCCGGTCGGCTCGTCTGCCAACAACAGTTGCGGGTCGTTGATGAGCGACCGCGCGATGGCGACGCGTTGCTTCTGTCCGCCCGACAGCTCGTCCGGGTAGTGGTCCAGTCGGTCACCGAGTCCGACGCGTTCCAACAGCTCCGTGGCCCGCCGACGAGTCTTCTCCGGCGTCCGGTCGAGCATCCGCGGCATCTCGACGTTCTCCAGGGCCGTCAGCGTCGGGATCAGGTAGAAGCTCTGGAAGACGAAGCCGATCACCTGTTTGCGCTGGCGGGTGCGCTCGGCGTCGTCGAACGACGCCACGTCTCGCCCCTCCAGCGTCACCTCGCCGCGGGTCGGCACGTCGAGGAGTCCCAGGAGGTTCAACAACGTCGACTTCCCGCTGCCGGAGGGACCGACGACGGCGACGAAGTCGCCCGGGGCGATTCCGAAGTCGATCCCCTTCAGCGCTCTGACGAGCTGGTCACCCGTCTGGTACTCCTTGACGACGTTGCGCCCGCGGAGGATGGAGTCGTCCGGGATGACTGCCTCCACGTCGCCGGCCGACTTCCGGTCGAACCCGCCGGTGGCCGGGGCGTCGTCCCCGGCTGACTCCGTCCCACCGTCCGCGCGTGTCGCGTCGTCCGTCGGTTCGTCTCCCGGCACGAGAGTCACCCCCGAACCCGGTACGCGACCGCCAACACGATCACGAGTACGCCCACGGCCGCAATGGGGATAAGCGGAACGCCCCCACCGCTGCTCGACGAGCGGCTCGGCCGTTGGATCGTCTGTCGCTGGACGGGGACCTCCGCCGTGAGTGTCTTCTCGACGTTGTCGACCACGTACGTCACCTCAACGGGGAGCGTAGAGACGTTCTCGCCGGCCGTCGTCGACACCGTGAACGACGAGAAGTCGCTGGCGTCGACGCCGCCGACGAAGTAGTCCGTCCCGGTCACGTCCGCCGAGTCGGGGATCGTCACCACGACGGAGTCGACCGACTCCGATCCGACGTTGCTCGCGGTCGCCGACAACTCGACGGTGTCGCCGCGCGCGACCGCCTCGACGCCGGTCAGTGTGATCTGCCCGGGGTTCGAGGGCGCACTGAAGTCCGCCTGGAACGTTCGAGTGACGCGCTGTTGCACACCGTCGTCACGGTACACCAGCGTCACGTTCACCGGGTAGTTGCCGGCCTCCTCGGCGACCGCCGAGAACTGGAGCTGTGTGGTCCCGCCGGCCTGGAGCGTCGACCGCACCTGCTCGTTCGAGTTGAACCTCACTGCCGGTGAAGACACCGTCACGCCCACCTGGCGTACGCCCTGCTCCAGCCCGTTGGCGACCGTGACGTTCACCGATCGGGTCGCTCCGGGGACTGCCTCCTGTACGTCCAGCTGGAGCTGTGGGTGCTCCGTCGGTTCGACGTCCGAACTGAAGTCCGTCTGCAGCTCGTAGTCCACCCCACGGCGCTCACCGTCGGTCGTGTACGCGAGCTCGATTCTGACCGGGAGGCTCGTCTCCGCCTCCGGCGTGACCGTGAACTCGAACGTCTCGGTCGCGCCGCCCGACACCGCAGCCGACACCCGACGCGTGTCACTCACGTCGATCCGGTCACCCGCGAGTCGTAGCTCCACGTTGCGGACTGTCTGCTCCAGCCCGTTCGAGAGGTTGACCGAGACCGTCCGGGACTCTCCCGGCTCGCCCGCTTCGGTGTCGACCGCCACCTGCGGGTGCTCCACGTCGCTCGTCGGCGTGAAGTCGGGCGTGAGCTCGTACGTCGTCTCACGCCGGTCGCCCTCGTAGGTGTAACGGACAGTCACGTTCACCGGCTGAGTCGTCTCCGCGGCCGGCGTCGTGCGGAAGTCGAACGACATCGACGCGCCCGTGCCGATCGTCGCCACGACGCGCCGCGGGTTGCGAATCTCCACGGTGTCGCTGTCCACGGTCAACTCCACGTTGTTGACGGCCGCCTCCAGCCCGTTGGAGACGCCGACGGTCATCGTCTGGTCGTCACCCGGCAGCGCCGCGTCCGTCGACACGTCCGTCTGCGGGTGGCCCTCGATCACCTGGACCGTCACCGGCTGGACCAGAACCCGCCGGTCGCCCGTCCCGTCGCGGAAGATCAGCCGAACGAACACCTCGTGGGTGCCCGACTCGTTGAGTGTCGCGTCGACGTCGACCGTCGTTCTAGTGCCGGGACCGATCCCGGCACGGTACCCCTCCTCGGAGACGAGGTCCGCGTTCGGCCCGGAGCCGCGTCGCACCTCCGCCTCCACGAGTCGGTAGTCCGTCGTCGTGTCACTGGAGGAACTGATCGTCGTCTGTATCGTGAACTCCTCTTCTGGGACCGGCTGTGACGGCTCCACCGCCGTCGAGACCGAGACGAAGCCGTCCGCCGCCGCCGGAGCCGTCCCGGCGGGGATCGCCGCCGCCATCAGTACTAGTGTCAGTACGGGAACGAGACTGCGTTGCATCTCTCGGATACCTCTCCGTCACTGTTCTCTATAAACCGGAGCCGAGGAATTCACCCCCCGTGAACACGGGAAACGCTTAACAGTCTCCGGTAGCCCGTCGGGTTACTTTTCACCGCCCCGAACCTCTCCCGGCGTATGTCGGATCCGAGTGACGGCGACGACCCGACCGTCCCGCCTGCCGGCACCGGTGCCTGCCACGAACCGGGTGACTCGCCAGACGACTGTCCCGTCTGTGGTGACGGTTACCACTCCGTCACCGACCACACCGGCGGGCTCATGGTCAACCTCGAACCCAACGAACGGTTCGACCGGGTCTGCTTCCAGCCCGTCGGCGGCGGCGACGAGCCGAAGATTCGGTTCTTTCACCACTGACCGGTCTTCTCTCCGTCGGGTGCGCGCCTGCGGCGCCCACCACTCACGGTAAAAAGCTCGAGCAAAAAGAGCGCTCGCTCGGCCCTACGGGCCTCGCTCGCGTCCCGATTCCAGTGCTGTCCCGCACCGCCACCGCACCGCTACCGCTCCACGACTGATCTTCTCGGAGTCGTCCGCGCTCCCCTCGCTCGTATCGAGCGGGTCACGGATCGTGGCCGTACTGATTCGATCCGTGGCGGGACCGGACAACGTCGGAGACGGGAGTCTCACTCGCCGTCCCGATCTGTGACGGTCTCCGCCCGTGCTTCGATCGTGTCTAGATCGCGGTCGTACGCGGTCGGACGAGGGCCGGCTCCGATACAGTACAGCGTCGATCCGTCACGGACGAAGAAGAGTCGAAAGTCGCCCTGTCGGCGTCTGTAGAGTTCCTCGTCGTCTGTGTCGTCAGAATCTCCACCGCGTCAGTCGGCGACCGGTCCCAACTGTGAGTTTCTCCTCCAGGTCGCCGATGTCTTCGAGAACCTCGGCAGTGACTTCGTCGGTGAAGACATCACCGGACAGGTCGTCTGCAGTCACTCTTCGATAACGACGACGGGTTCGACTCCGGTCGTGCTGCACCCCTCCGACCGGGGGAGTCAGAGGTCCAGGCGGTCCCGGAGTTCGTCGGTCGTGCAGGTGTCCTCCTCGTCGAGCGCGTCGAGATCGATCTGGTCGACTCGCTCGGAGAGCGTGTCGCCGTTCCCGAGGAGCACCTCGTCGGGGCCTTCCTCGGGCTCGGCGTCCTCCGAGTCGACTGCCATACATCACCGCTGCCGTCTCCATTTGTAATCTCTGGGGCCCGTCGTTACTGCGGACTGATACACGAGCGGTGGCTCACCGTGCGGACTGTCCGCGTGCGCGTGCTGCAGCGACTAATGGGTGCCGCGAGAGGGACAACCCGACGACCGAGCCGTCTCCCTACTCCAGATTCTCCACGACCTCCGGGTTCCGGAGTGTCGAGGTGTCACCCAGTTCCTCGTCGTTCGCCAGATCCTCCAACAATCGCCGCATGATCTTCCCCGAGCGCGTCTTCGGGAGTTCCGGCGTGAACACGACCGACTCCGGCCGCGCGATCGGGCCGATCGCGTCCTCGACTGCGGCGACGATCTCCTCGCGGAACGCCTCCGTCTCCGCTTGCCCGTCTTCCGTGATGACGTACGTGTAGACGGCCTCACCTTTCATCTCGTGGTCGCCGCCGACGACGGCCGCCTCCGCGACCCCCTCGACGCCGACGATCGCCGACTCGATCTCCATCGTCCCCAGCCGGTGGCCGGAGACGTTCACCACGTCGTCCACGCGTCCGAGCACTGTGACGTAGCCGTCCTCGTCCACCTTCGCCCCGTCCTCCGGGAAGTACACCCAGTCGTCCGGGTCGTCGCTGTCGGTGTCAGAGTACTCCGCCCAGTACTCCTGCACGTACCGCTCGTCGTTGCGGTACAGCGTCCGGAGCATCCCCGGCCACGGCCGTTGGACCGTGAGGTAGCCCGCCTGCCCCGCCTCGACGGGCTCACCGTCCGGGCCGACGACCTGCGCGTCCACGCCCGGCAACGGCGGGCCAGCCGCGCCCGGCTTCATCGTCTTGGCACCCGGAAGCGTCGTCACCATCATGCCACCCGTCTCCGTCTGCCACCAGGTGTCGACGATCGGGCACTCCTCGCCGCCGACGTGTGTGTAGTACCACTTCCAGGCCCGCGGGTTGATCGGCTCGCCGACCGTCCCCAGGAGTCGCAGCGACGACAGGTCGTGTCGATCGGGGTACTCCGTCCCCCACTTCATGAACGCCCGGATCGCCGTCGGCGCGGTGTACAACTGCGTCGCCTCGTACTCCTCGACGATCTCCCACAGCCGATCCTGCTCCGGGTAGTCCGGCGTCCCCTCGTACATCATCGTCGTCGTCCCGAGCGCGAGCGGGCCGTAGACGATGTAGCTGTGGCCGGTGATCCACCCGATGTCCGCAGAACAGAAGTAGGTGTCCTCGGGCTTCACGTCCAACACCGCCTGCGAGGTCCAGGCCGTCCACGAGAGGTACCCGCCGGTCGTGTGTTTCACCCCCTTCGGCTGTCCGGTCGTCCCGGAGGTGTACATCAGGAACAACATGTCTTCGGCGTCACGGGAGACCGGATCCACCGTCGCCCCCTCGTGGGCGGCCATCAACTCGTCCCAGTCGTACTCGTCTGGACCGAGGTCGTGCCCGAATCCGTCGCCGTCGCGGAGCCGGTCGGCCACGACCGTCGTCGTCTCGTGGCTCACGTCCGCCAGCCCGGTCTCGGCTTTGTCGAGGTGGTCCAACGGGTCCCCGCGGCGGTAGTAGCCGTCACAGGTGACGAGGTACGAGGAGTCGGCCGCCTCCATCCGGGTCGCCAACGCCTCGGCGGAGAAGCCCGCGAACACGACGCTGTGGGGGGCACCGATCCGCGCACACGCCAGCATCGCAATCGGGAGCTCCGGGATCATCGGCATGTACAGCGTCACCACGTCGTCCGCCTCGACCCCCAGCTCCCGCAGCCCGGCCGCGAACTCGTTCACGCGATCGTGCAGCTCCCGGTAGGTGTACGTCCGGTTGGCCTCCTCGGTCGGCTCTCCCACCCACTCGATTGCCGTCTCGTCGCCCCGCTCGTCCAGGTGACGGTCGAGACAGTTCGCGGAGGCGTTCAGCGAGCCGCCCGTGAACCACTCGAAGAACGGCGGGTTCGAGTCGTCCAACACCTGGTCGTACGACTCCTCCCAGTCCAACAGTTCGGCCGCCCGTTCCCAGCAGTCCGGCCACTCCGCCTCGAACGTCTCGTAGATCTCCGGATCGGTGACGTTCGCGTCCTCGACGAACGTCTCCGGCGGCTCGAAGGAGTCCTGCTCGGCGAGTCGTGCCTCCAGTTGTGGCTCCGAGTCAGTCATGTAGCCGCATCGTTCCGTGGGACGGGCTTAAATCTACCCGCAGTTCCGGAATCCCAGAAAGACGACTCGGAGCCGAGTACCCGCTGGTGGGAGCCGCTGGATTCACCTTCGCCGGCGACGACTCACGGACGATGGCCGAGGAGGCGACGGGAGACCTGCAGTACCACGTCGACGGGGAACTGGTCGCGGCCGACGAGGCGACGGTGAGCGTCCACGACCGCGGGTTCGCGTACGGCGACGCCGTGTTCGAGACGATCCGGGTGTACGGCGGCGTCCCGTTCCGGTGGGACGCCCACGCCGACCGCC belongs to Halobaculum sp. MBLA0143 and includes:
- a CDS encoding ribbon-helix-helix domain-containing protein — protein: MAKDTVRYPDEVVDEIDSLVENGVFESKSEFYRFSAEYVLALVDDEYDPSTFNYGELKDELDLDEQPRLLGADGGRDFLDAVITVRQYGLRNDFEAAEAYIDENYDATDRPGMILEELLRVYRDRADENGPAGL
- a CDS encoding ABC transporter permease is translated as MSGDGLLYRLFGRVPALVIARRNISRAKTRSALAALAIVIGVVAIGAIGGGSVAFKQSTFELIQDQGANNVYVQPGFDADDRTFDREELLAIRETVGAEGVVGNYGGSAQFRERAGRRTDVSTTYTEDPRVLYEIGRGELPVNWRNSVVIRDEFAREHRLGVGDRITLFVEEDLGGQTVTRKRTYRVSAVLAPTSQFGASEVFLPMEQAPADAFTEVQIAAADATAAESIADELDREFNGRESELFILELSSLVNFFKNLVNSINLFLVALGSISLIVAGVAIANTMLMAVIKRREEIGVLRAVGYQRGDVLRVLLVESAMLGAIGTAVGVVLATVATMIANQIFLGGPFAFTREALLYLGGSAVFGVLISLIAGIYPAWRAANDRPVEALRG
- a CDS encoding ABC transporter permease codes for the protein MSLLRRLTAQVPTVVLARRNVSRATTRSALAVLAIVIGVVAIGGIGVGGEAFKQDQLAAYEGFGGTATVTPVFRPGDPGGRTFDEQEINRIRQAAGSGEIVKTRSFNGLVNGPDGDPIVFASSTGIDDPSKFYEAKAGEIPENFDRTVVVGSGFADSNDVSVGDKLRLVGEIDKEYRVSAVLKEQGSGDPLRADRSVFVPNSQFDRETYDRLIIQANVQVAGIETVAENVRSELNGRQDTVSVTTSQSRKEQQEQQFELINQFLLGISGISLLVAAVTIANTMLMSAIEREGEIGVLRAVGYSKFAVVRLLVAEATLLGVLGVAIGAPVALGVGVVANELLVGNPLAFTETGLWYIGVGVAFGVLTALVGGLYPAWRAANKRPVEALG
- a CDS encoding ABC transporter ATP-binding protein → MPGDEPTDDATRADGGTESAGDDAPATGGFDRKSAGDVEAVIPDDSILRGRNVVKEYQTGDQLVRALKGIDFGIAPGDFVAVVGPSGSGKSTLLNLLGLLDVPTRGEVTLEGRDVASFDDAERTRQRKQVIGFVFQSFYLIPTLTALENVEMPRMLDRTPEKTRRRATELLERVGLGDRLDHYPDELSGGQKQRVAIARSLINDPQLLLADEPTGNLDRDTGDQILDLFDELREEEGVAVVTVTHDDYVAQAADRVVNLIDGELRESGDAAQGAARGPEPDGGDTG
- the acs gene encoding acetate--CoA ligase, with translation MTDSEPQLEARLAEQDSFEPPETFVEDANVTDPEIYETFEAEWPDCWERAAELLDWEESYDQVLDDSNPPFFEWFTGGSLNASANCLDRHLDERGDETAIEWVGEPTEEANRTYTYRELHDRVNEFAAGLRELGVEADDVVTLYMPMIPELPIAMLACARIGAPHSVVFAGFSAEALATRMEAADSSYLVTCDGYYRRGDPLDHLDKAETGLADVSHETTTVVADRLRDGDGFGHDLGPDEYDWDELMAAHEGATVDPVSRDAEDMLFLMYTSGTTGQPKGVKHTTGGYLSWTAWTSQAVLDVKPEDTYFCSADIGWITGHSYIVYGPLALGTTTMMYEGTPDYPEQDRLWEIVEEYEATQLYTAPTAIRAFMKWGTEYPDRHDLSSLRLLGTVGEPINPRAWKWYYTHVGGEECPIVDTWWQTETGGMMVTTLPGAKTMKPGAAGPPLPGVDAQVVGPDGEPVEAGQAGYLTVQRPWPGMLRTLYRNDERYVQEYWAEYSDTDSDDPDDWVYFPEDGAKVDEDGYVTVLGRVDDVVNVSGHRLGTMEIESAIVGVEGVAEAAVVGGDHEMKGEAVYTYVITEDGQAETEAFREEIVAAVEDAIGPIARPESVVFTPELPKTRSGKIMRRLLEDLANDEELGDTSTLRNPEVVENLE